Within the Candidatus Dependentiae bacterium genome, the region AGGCCTATACAACTCCGCTAGCTCATCTTGAATCGTCGACTCTACTTGAAAGTTAATATCATCCTGAGCGCGTATAAAAGAAAATGAAAGAAAAAAACTAAAAATAAGCACGTATTTTTATCTAAAAATAGCATAACCAACAAAAATTGCTATAAAAAAAGCAAATGAGGTATCATTTCTACAAAGTTGCTCCACACACTACACAAAGAAAGATAATAGAATGCAAATAAGAAATATTTTCATATTTTTACCGCTTTTTTTAAACCTTGTTGGTATGGAAAAAAAGACCACAACTCTTGCATTATACCAAGCAGATGAAAACTCCATATCTCCACCAACAGCTATCAGTCTAAAAATATACGGAAAAAATGAAAATATCTTGCTGGATAAAGAGAATATTGTAGTAATAATAAAAAATAAAAATGACTTAACTACCTTTTTTATTTTAAATACGTTCGGTATACTCAAGGATTTTTCTGAAATAAATACAGTTGTTTGTAACAAAAAAAAATATAAGTTATATGAACCAATAACCTATTTTAAGTACAGTGGCTACATAGAAATTATTCAACAAGGAGAAGTGACTAACATAACGGTAAACTACACCGGCAAACATGAAAACAATAATCCATTTGAAGAAATACTAGCACAGACTCTTGCCAAAAAACTAGCCATCGCCAATTACACAATTGGATTTTTTAATAGAAAACAATCTACAAAATAACTCGCATAAGCTCTGCTAACGTAATTTCTCCACACTGTAACTTTTCAAGGCCATCATAGAGCAATATATGCATACCATCAGACAATGCTTGTTTATAAAACTCATCAATAGATGCATGAGCACTTACAAGAGAACGAAACTTAGGAGAAACTTCAAGCAACTCATATATACCAGTTCTTCCTTTATATCCTGTTTTATGGCAACTATCACAGCCGATACCACGGTATAATTTGTGTATATCAGAAAAGTTACTTAACTTTTTCAAAAGACGTTTTTCTTCGACTCCCGGCTCATAATGCTCTCTACACTGCTGGCAAACTTTTCTGACAAGTCGTTGTGCAAGCACTCCAGTTAACGATGCATTAATTAAAAATGGTTCAATACCCATATCAATCAATCGCATAACAACATGTACTGCATCATTAGTATGCACAGTACTGAAAACTAAATGACCAGTCAGCGCCGCTTCGATAGCAATATGTGCTGTTTGTTTATCGCGAATTTCTCCCACCATCACAATATCAGGATCGTGCCGCAATAATGCTCGCATACCCTTTTCAAAAGTAAAACCCGCTGGTGGATAAATATGCCCTTGCGTAATACCTGGCATATTATACTCAACAGGATCTTCTAATGTAATAATATGTTTTTCCGGTGAGTTAAGTTCAGAAAGAGCTGCGTACAGTGTAGTTGTTTTACCAGAACCGGTTGGCCCAGAGACTAAAAAAAATCCTGATGATTTCTTAATTAAATTATTAAATTTTTTAAAAATTGTTCTGTTCATTCCCAATTGATCTAACGCAATATTATTACTCTCTCGATCTAAAATGCGAATAACAATTTTTGGACCATGAAGCGAGGGAAATGTAGAAACCCGGAAATCAATTAGGCGATGTCCATACATAATACTGAATGTACCATCATGTGGAATACGCTTTTGCGAACCATCAATACCACCAAGTACTTCTATTCGTGCACACACCTGTTGTGCTACCGATTGAGAGATGCTTTCTTGATCATATAAAAGACCATCAAGACGAAATCGTACTCGTAAGTCATGTTCTGTTGGCTCAAGATGAATATCCGAAACTTGTTGATGCACGGCACACACGAGCAACGTATTAACAAGTTCTATTATATCGTTTACGTATTTTGCATATGACATGCTTCCCCCTTTTTGTTAACAACAACCAACACTGTTTTTAGTTAAACAAAACAACGGGAAAAGAAAAAAGAAAATCTATAATTATTCAGCTATAAAGAACCAGAGTCATCAGTAGACTCCGTAAGCGAACGATCATAAAATTCTTTAATCGCATCAGTAATGTCTTTCCGCAGGCCAACCATATACGCAACATCATACGAAACATACTCTCGTATAGCCGACTCTAACCCCTCTTGCTCTGGCTGATTGGCTACTACAATAAGCATGTCACCATCAACTTCAAAAGGAAGAATTACATTACGCAATAAAAAATCTTTGGGAAACTTACGCAATAAGAATGTATCAACAAATTGCCCTGTGACATCAAGTGCTGGTACTTGGTAGTAAGTAGAAAGAGCTCGCAGAAGATCTGATTCCTCGACAAGACCCTCCTCTAGTAAAAAGTCATCAAAATAATCTTGTGGCGCATCTGCAAATGATACATGTATTGTTTCGAGATCCTTTGCTTCAATTGATCCTTGTTTAACCAAAATATCCGCAAATTTCTGTACAAACGTTTCTTGAGCCATTACTACCTCTTTATTGAGATTAGCCAACCTTAAGACCAAAGAAAAAGCCTATAGAAAAACTTAATACAAGCCAAATATGTAACCTTACCCACTCGAAATAGGAATTAACCACATCACTGCTAACCATTGTTTGTTGTACACCAAAGAGTTCTTGAATCTTTTCCCAATTAATCACTATGTGCAACACACCAAGTTGCTGCAATACTGTAATACCAACAACCAGTAAGATGAAAACGATGACATATTGTGCATATTTTTTAAGTAAAAAGCCAATTAAAAATCCTGCTCCCAGATAGATACCCAATTCGACAATCTTATCCTTAGACGCACTTATTTTTTCCATAATAGTATCAATTTTTAAACTTGACTTAACTCTATCAAGCCAACCTATCTGTTCTGTTATTGACATATCCTTAACCATGTTTTCCCCCTTGAATAAAAACAACTCAACATATTTTTTTAGTATGCACAATCTGTCAGTCAACACAAGAACTTGATGCTACCGGTATTTAGTATACCCTCATACCACAAATCTATGCAATAAAGTCATACCTCTTTTATTAGACACAAAAAAGGAGGTACTTTTGAAGCACCTCCTTCGTGGTAATTTATGCTTATGGCATAAGATAATAGACTCTTTTAACCCACCACCAATTCCTTTAATGCTTTGCCAGCACTAAATTTCGGAACTTTTTTTGCAGGAATGGTCATTTTCTTACCAGTAGCAGGATTCACACCTATCCTGCTCTTTCGTTGCATTACTTTAAAAGTACCAAAACCAGTCAAAACAACATTTTTGTTTTGTCTGAGAGCTGTACCGATAGCCACAATAAACGCTTCTAATGCATCTTTGCATGTAGACTTAGGCATTCTTGAAATCTTTGCCATTTGCTCAACTAATTTTGCTTTATTCATGAAAATTCCTTCACTTGTTTGTTCTCAGGCCTCGAACAAACAAAACTAGTACTTAAAAGTAACCTTATTAACTCAACAGCTTTTGTCAAGCTAGTTGTTAAAATATATAAAAATCCTTTTAAAAAATGATAGCACCAGAACTTGCTCTCCATAAAGAAAACAAAAACTGGTGCCGAGGGCCGGACTCGAACCGGCACAGACAAAAGTCCGAAGGATTTTAAGTCCTTTGCGTCTACCTATTCCGCCACCCCGGCTTAATTGCTTACCCCTAACTATCTCTTTTTTGTAATTTTCAAAATAAAAACTATGGAGGCGGCACCCGGATTCGAACCGGGGAATCAGGGATTTGCAGTCCCGTGCCTTACCGCTTGGCTATGCCGCCGCATCATACATTTTTTTATATAGCTTATCAGCAGTAATAACATTTGTTGATACAACATCACGATCGGTATACTCATAATGCACACTGCCTTTTTGTTTGTTATTAGGCTGTTCAATTACTAATTTCAAATACTTTTGAGCACAGAGCCCTTCAACTGGATATCCCAATTGATACCATTGCGCCATACCGCCTTCATATACCCACACATTAGTAAAACCACTTGCAACAAGCTCTTCATACGCCAAATGGCTCGAACCGCACATGTAATTACTGCAGTACACAACAATTTCCGAATCTTTTTCTAATGAGCTAACAAAAGAT harbors:
- a CDS encoding type II/IV secretion system protein yields the protein MSYAKYVNDIIELVNTLLVCAVHQQVSDIHLEPTEHDLRVRFRLDGLLYDQESISQSVAQQVCARIEVLGGIDGSQKRIPHDGTFSIMYGHRLIDFRVSTFPSLHGPKIVIRILDRESNNIALDQLGMNRTIFKKFNNLIKKSSGFFLVSGPTGSGKTTTLYAALSELNSPEKHIITLEDPVEYNMPGITQGHIYPPAGFTFEKGMRALLRHDPDIVMVGEIRDKQTAHIAIEAALTGHLVFSTVHTNDAVHVVMRLIDMGIEPFLINASLTGVLAQRLVRKVCQQCREHYEPGVEEKRLLKKLSNFSDIHKLYRGIGCDSCHKTGYKGRTGIYELLEVSPKFRSLVSAHASIDEFYKQALSDGMHILLYDGLEKLQCGEITLAELMRVIL
- a CDS encoding HU family DNA-binding protein — encoded protein: MNKAKLVEQMAKISRMPKSTCKDALEAFIVAIGTALRQNKNVVLTGFGTFKVMQRKSRIGVNPATGKKMTIPAKKVPKFSAGKALKELVVG
- a CDS encoding rhodanese-like domain-containing protein, which gives rise to MKKIRFLICVMFLVVLPSCWQRVTGDTPKEKSLYVINLLDEQLYTDCHIKGSVNVPLDQLTSFVSSLEKDSEIVVYCSNYMCGSSHLAYEELVASGFTNVWVYEGGMAQWYQLGYPVEGLCAQKYLKLVIEQPNNKQKGSVHYEYTDRDVVSTNVITADKLYKKMYDAAA